One window from the genome of Lentibacillus daqui encodes:
- a CDS encoding YkvI family membrane protein: MNQRVSIFILAATYVGSVVGAGFSSGKEIVTFFSLNGVLGTLGIAVSGFLFMVAGMKIMVISARIQAYSFREFNAYLFGARIGKVVNLLIFIITVCVTSVLLSGAGAVFHEQLGIPFQVGIIVTLLLCYIVILKGLKGIFAINAYTVPIMIIFSLFVALAIFDQHPHELLELVIPEQTLAGSSWAVSPFTYSAFNIMTAQVVLVPLGNEIRDERILKWGGFLGGLVLFFLLLMNHFSLSAFPETFLYEIPMAEIVIRFGTVIHILFLFVIYGEIFNSVIGNVFGISRQLEATFGLRYHHTVLMILFVIFLVSQAGYGKLVTVLYPLLGYMSLFALLFLLFKKMPAK; the protein is encoded by the coding sequence ATGAATCAACGGGTTTCTATATTCATTTTAGCTGCAACATATGTTGGATCAGTTGTCGGTGCAGGTTTTTCATCGGGGAAAGAAATCGTTACATTTTTTAGTTTAAATGGGGTTTTGGGAACGTTGGGTATTGCCGTGAGCGGATTTTTGTTTATGGTGGCTGGTATGAAGATTATGGTCATTTCAGCCAGGATTCAAGCTTATTCATTTCGGGAATTTAATGCATATTTATTTGGTGCCAGGATTGGTAAAGTTGTTAATCTACTCATTTTTATAATTACTGTTTGCGTTACCTCCGTCTTGTTATCAGGTGCTGGGGCTGTTTTTCATGAACAGCTTGGAATTCCTTTTCAAGTTGGGATTATTGTTACGCTCTTACTCTGTTATATCGTAATATTGAAAGGTTTGAAAGGAATTTTTGCAATCAACGCATACACCGTTCCGATCATGATTATCTTCAGTCTGTTTGTGGCGTTGGCTATTTTTGATCAACATCCGCATGAGCTTTTGGAGCTGGTCATTCCGGAGCAAACATTGGCAGGTTCATCGTGGGCGGTTTCTCCTTTTACATATTCTGCATTTAATATCATGACCGCACAAGTCGTGCTTGTACCACTTGGAAATGAAATTCGTGATGAGCGTATTCTTAAATGGGGAGGGTTTTTAGGTGGGCTGGTTCTATTCTTCTTATTATTAATGAATCATTTTTCATTATCTGCCTTTCCAGAAACATTTTTATACGAGATTCCGATGGCTGAGATTGTCATACGCTTCGGAACCGTTATTCATATCTTGTTTTTATTTGTCATTTATGGAGAGATCTTCAATTCTGTTATCGGAAACGTTTTTGGGATAAGTCGGCAATTGGAGGCAACATTTGGTCTCCGTTATCATCACACTGTTTTGATGATCCTATTTGTGATATTTCTGGTAAGTCAGGCGGGGTATGGAAAGTTAGTTACTGTATTGTACCCACTTTTGGGATACATGAGTTTGTTTGCTCTTCTATTTTTGTTATTTAAAAAAATGCCCGCGAAATAA
- a CDS encoding HAD family hydrolase, with translation MKAVIFDFDGTLANTLPICYYAFQNVFKEFDNKDLSPEEIKAMFGPSETGIIKENLTNFNKEKAIELYYEKYLENHSNLVKYNAEIDEMIKHLRDNGIKLGIVTGKARRSLDISLKALQMDNCFDVIITGDDVMCPKPHPEGVIKALSLLGVENNEAMFIGDSDADIQAGKEANVHTVGVKWLQDYQTVEFEIEPDSFFNSVNQFVDFMQI, from the coding sequence ATGAAAGCTGTTATTTTTGACTTTGATGGAACCTTAGCGAATACCTTACCAATTTGTTATTATGCCTTTCAGAATGTCTTCAAGGAATTTGACAATAAAGACCTTTCTCCTGAGGAAATTAAAGCAATGTTTGGACCTTCAGAAACAGGAATTATTAAAGAAAACCTTACAAACTTCAATAAAGAGAAAGCCATTGAATTGTATTATGAAAAGTATTTAGAGAACCACTCTAACTTGGTCAAATATAATGCGGAAATTGATGAAATGATAAAGCATTTACGGGATAATGGTATTAAACTAGGGATAGTTACGGGAAAAGCCAGAAGGAGTTTAGATATTTCATTAAAGGCTCTTCAAATGGATAATTGCTTTGATGTCATCATAACAGGCGATGATGTTATGTGCCCAAAACCTCATCCTGAAGGTGTAATCAAGGCATTATCATTATTAGGTGTGGAAAATAATGAGGCTATGTTTATTGGAGATAGTGATGCAGATATTCAAGCAGGAAAAGAAGCAAATGTACATACGGTAGGGGTTAAGTGGTTGCAAGATTACCAAACTGTTGAATTTGAAATAGAACCCGATTCTTTTTTTAACAGCGTTAATCAGTTTGTTGATTTTATGCAGATATGA
- a CDS encoding DUF47 domain-containing protein produces MFKKKADKFSLYLVDFAHHLDKSADFLVNYKVKDPLTLKEFADTIKQYESEADDKVHEVIKDLSQAFITPIEREDIMQLTMNLDDIIDGMEEFAAMMDIYQILSSDHYIDQFTADVSKCTKEILAAMQLIADNRLKDVEPHAIKIKEYESNCDDLYRASLRNLFQSEKDPIKVIQYKELYETLEEIADYCQDVANILQSIIMKNA; encoded by the coding sequence ATGTTCAAAAAAAAGGCAGACAAATTTTCGCTCTACCTGGTAGATTTTGCACATCATTTGGACAAGTCAGCGGATTTTTTAGTGAATTACAAGGTGAAAGACCCCCTGACTTTAAAGGAATTCGCTGACACGATCAAACAGTATGAGTCAGAGGCAGACGACAAGGTGCATGAGGTGATCAAGGATTTGAGCCAAGCCTTCATTACGCCGATTGAGCGAGAAGATATCATGCAGCTAACCATGAATTTGGACGATATCATCGATGGTATGGAAGAATTTGCAGCAATGATGGATATCTATCAAATCTTGTCCTCTGATCATTATATAGATCAATTCACAGCCGACGTATCAAAATGCACGAAAGAAATTTTAGCTGCCATGCAATTAATTGCTGACAACAGATTAAAAGATGTTGAACCGCATGCAATTAAAATTAAGGAATATGAAAGTAATTGTGATGATTTATACCGCGCGTCTTTAAGGAATCTTTTCCAATCAGAGAAAGATCCAATCAAAGTGATTCAATACAAAGAATTATATGAAACACTGGAAGAAATTGCTGACTATTGTCAAGATGTAGCTAATATACTCCAAAGTATAATCATGAAAAACGCGTAA
- the serA gene encoding phosphoglycerate dehydrogenase: MTYNILISDPLSEDGIFPLREADDVEVVKETDLSNELLLKRIADFDALLVRSQTQVTRELIEHAPRLRVIGRAGVGVDNIDLEAATENGVIVVNAPDGNTNSAAEHTMAMLMSLARNIPQAYYALKQNRWDRKTYVGVELKGKTLGIIGLGRIGAEVATRAKGQRMNVIAYDPFLTEEKAENLGIGYGTIGDVLKVADFITVHTPLLKETRHIINKEAFEQMKDGVRIVNCARGGIIDEDALYNAIVAKKVAGAGLDVFEKEPIHHHKLLDLPEVIATPHLGASTIEAQKNVAIDVSHDVVTILRGGLAQNPVNVPSVPQEVMKKIAPYFYLSEKLGTFLAHLEDEAVEEVRVYYAGELADMEVGPLTRNTVKGLLKRRLGNHVNDVNAAYLAEKKDITIREQKTSTTKGFTNLLKVEIQTKSGTRQVAGTLLNGLGARIVKVDNYSLDLVPEGHMVFIRHKDQPGAIGRVGSLLAENNVNIATMQVGRTEIGGDAIMMLIIDKQLQQEGLDQLKGLADIYHATEVDL, translated from the coding sequence GTGACATATAATATTTTAATTAGTGATCCGTTAAGTGAAGATGGTATTTTTCCATTAAGAGAAGCGGACGATGTGGAAGTGGTCAAGGAGACTGATTTGTCCAATGAATTGTTGCTGAAGCGAATAGCTGACTTTGATGCATTATTGGTACGGAGTCAAACACAGGTAACAAGAGAATTAATCGAACATGCACCACGTTTGAGAGTGATCGGCCGCGCTGGAGTTGGTGTTGATAACATTGATTTGGAGGCTGCGACAGAAAATGGTGTGATCGTTGTGAATGCCCCGGATGGGAATACCAACTCAGCTGCTGAGCATACTATGGCAATGCTGATGTCATTGGCAAGAAACATTCCGCAAGCCTATTACGCGCTGAAACAAAATCGCTGGGATCGTAAAACGTATGTGGGAGTGGAGCTGAAAGGAAAGACACTGGGAATTATCGGATTGGGCCGAATTGGTGCCGAGGTGGCAACTCGAGCAAAAGGCCAACGCATGAATGTCATTGCCTATGATCCATTTTTAACCGAAGAAAAAGCGGAAAATTTGGGTATTGGTTATGGCACGATTGGCGACGTACTGAAGGTTGCCGATTTTATTACCGTCCACACGCCATTACTCAAAGAAACCAGGCATATTATTAATAAGGAAGCATTTGAGCAGATGAAAGATGGCGTGCGAATCGTCAATTGTGCTCGTGGCGGAATCATTGACGAGGATGCTTTGTATAACGCGATTGTTGCCAAAAAAGTGGCCGGGGCTGGGTTGGATGTATTTGAAAAGGAACCAATCCATCATCATAAATTGCTGGATCTGCCGGAAGTGATCGCAACACCGCATTTAGGCGCAAGTACAATTGAAGCGCAAAAAAATGTTGCCATTGATGTGAGTCATGATGTGGTAACCATTTTACGTGGAGGTTTGGCGCAGAATCCAGTTAATGTGCCATCGGTTCCACAAGAGGTGATGAAAAAAATTGCTCCATACTTTTATTTATCGGAAAAATTGGGGACATTTCTTGCACACCTGGAAGATGAGGCTGTTGAGGAGGTGCGCGTATACTATGCCGGTGAGCTAGCCGATATGGAGGTAGGCCCGCTAACCCGAAATACAGTAAAAGGGCTGCTGAAACGCCGTCTTGGTAATCATGTTAATGATGTAAATGCGGCATATCTGGCAGAAAAAAAAGATATCACCATCCGTGAACAAAAAACATCGACAACGAAAGGTTTTACCAATTTGTTAAAAGTGGAGATTCAAACAAAATCAGGCACCCGCCAAGTAGCCGGAACATTGCTGAATGGGCTTGGCGCACGAATCGTCAAAGTAGACAATTACAGCCTGGATCTTGTCCCAGAAGGGCATATGGTGTTTATTCGGCATAAAGACCAGCCCGGCGCCATCGGACGGGTTGGCAGTCTATTGGCAGAAAATAATGTCAATATCGCGACCATGCAAGTAGGCCGTACGGAAATTGGCGGAGATGCAATTATGATGTTGATTATTGATAAACAATTGCAACAGGAGGGATTGGATCAGCTGAAGGGATTAGCGGATATTTATCATGCGACGGAAGTGGATTTGTAA
- a CDS encoding NUDIX hydrolase, with product MKRVDVVYALIYDKNDQKVLMVNNEGSGWSLPGGAVEQGETLEQAVIREVEEETSLRIGVKDVIAVNEACFKGKGHHALFITFKAEIINGEVSIQCKGEILEIKWVDLQTANELMPYYRGGVESLLKSSSPYTYQD from the coding sequence ATGAAAAGGGTTGATGTAGTATACGCACTTATTTATGACAAAAACGACCAGAAAGTCTTGATGGTGAATAATGAAGGCAGTGGCTGGTCTCTTCCTGGTGGGGCTGTTGAACAAGGTGAAACGTTGGAACAGGCGGTGATTCGTGAGGTAGAGGAAGAAACAAGTTTGAGAATAGGAGTTAAAGATGTTATTGCGGTGAATGAAGCCTGTTTTAAAGGAAAAGGACATCATGCTTTGTTCATAACATTTAAAGCAGAGATTATAAATGGAGAAGTCTCCATACAATGCAAAGGTGAAATTTTAGAAATCAAATGGGTGGATTTACAAACCGCGAATGAATTAATGCCGTATTACCGTGGTGGAGTAGAAAGCCTCCTAAAATCCTCTTCGCCTTATACATATCAGGATTAA
- the proS gene encoding proline--tRNA ligase has translation MEDDFAQWYTDVVKQAELVDYGAVRGTMIIKPYGFAIWENIRDELDRKFKETGHSNVYFPLFIPESMLQKEKDHIEGFAPEVAWVTHGGEEELQERICVRPTSEVLFGDYYAKNIHSYRDLPMLYNQWSNVVRWEKTTRPFLRTSEFLWQEGHTCHATTEDAQEETARMLDIYRDVCEHYLAIPVISGRKTEMEKFAGAEYTLTIESLMHDGKALQSGTSHYLGTGFAEAFDIRYLDKEGTQQPVHQTSWGMSTRIMGALIMVHGDNRGLVIPPRIAPTQAIIVPIAQHKEGVLDKAYDLRDQLKNLVRVGIDASDKTPGWKFNESEMKGIPVRIEVGPKDIEKDQVVLVRRDTGEKEFVALNELENRLPALLEEIQQGLYDKALTHRNEETSVATNMEEFAQTLEKKPGFIKAMWCGDTACEEKIKEETSATSRCIPFEQEKVADTCVCCGKEAKELVYWAKAY, from the coding sequence ATGGAGGATGATTTCGCCCAGTGGTATACGGATGTGGTGAAACAGGCTGAGCTTGTTGATTATGGGGCAGTTAGAGGCACCATGATTATCAAGCCATACGGATTTGCTATTTGGGAAAATATTCGTGATGAACTGGATAGGAAATTTAAAGAGACCGGGCATTCCAATGTTTATTTTCCATTATTTATTCCGGAAAGTATGCTGCAAAAAGAGAAGGATCATATTGAAGGTTTTGCTCCGGAAGTGGCGTGGGTAACGCATGGTGGTGAAGAAGAACTGCAAGAACGGATTTGTGTTCGTCCGACTTCAGAAGTGTTGTTCGGTGATTATTATGCAAAAAATATTCATTCCTACCGTGATCTGCCAATGCTGTATAACCAATGGAGCAATGTCGTTCGCTGGGAAAAAACAACCCGCCCATTCTTGCGCACATCGGAATTTTTATGGCAAGAAGGACATACATGCCATGCAACCACAGAAGACGCACAAGAAGAAACAGCCAGAATGCTCGATATTTATCGGGATGTCTGCGAACACTATTTGGCAATTCCGGTAATCAGTGGGCGGAAAACGGAAATGGAAAAGTTTGCCGGAGCTGAATATACATTAACAATCGAGAGTCTGATGCATGATGGAAAGGCCTTGCAATCGGGAACATCACACTATTTAGGAACTGGTTTTGCCGAAGCATTCGATATTCGTTATTTGGATAAAGAGGGAACCCAGCAGCCTGTCCATCAAACATCATGGGGCATGTCCACCCGTATTATGGGCGCATTGATCATGGTTCATGGCGATAACCGTGGGCTAGTGATTCCACCAAGAATTGCACCAACGCAGGCAATCATCGTGCCAATCGCCCAGCATAAAGAAGGTGTGTTGGATAAAGCATATGATTTGCGCGACCAGTTGAAAAATCTCGTACGTGTTGGTATCGATGCCAGTGATAAGACGCCAGGCTGGAAATTTAATGAATCCGAGATGAAAGGGATCCCGGTAAGAATTGAGGTGGGTCCAAAAGATATCGAAAAAGACCAAGTCGTTCTTGTTCGCCGCGATACGGGTGAAAAGGAATTCGTTGCGCTAAATGAACTGGAGAACCGACTGCCGGCATTATTGGAAGAAATTCAGCAAGGGTTATACGATAAGGCATTAACCCATCGTAATGAAGAAACATCGGTAGCAACGAACATGGAAGAATTTGCACAAACGCTTGAAAAGAAACCAGGATTTATTAAAGCGATGTGGTGTGGCGATACCGCATGTGAGGAAAAAATTAAAGAAGAAACATCAGCAACCTCCCGCTGTATTCCATTTGAACAGGAAAAAGTTGCCGATACTTGCGTCTGCTGCGGAAAAGAAGCGAAAGAACTTGTTTATTGGGCAAAGGCATATTAA
- a CDS encoding inorganic phosphate transporter: protein MDILLITIMLIVVFALVFDFINGFHDTANAIATSVSTKALSPRKAVMLAAVMNLIGALTFTGVAKTITSGITNPFELENGMVVILAALIAAIVWNLLTWYFGIPSSSSHAIIGSVVGAVIASTGFAAINFMGLTEIITALIVSPLLAFVVGFIVYKIIKAIFKNSNLAKTNKRFRIVQIFTAALQSFSHGTNDAQKSMGIITMALIVGGMHDSIAIPFWVQLSCAIAMGLGTSVGGWRIIKTVGGKIMKIRPVNGVAADLTGAAVIFGATVIHLPISTTHVISSGILGVGASHRIKGVNWGVGKRMVITWVITLPVTATLAGIFYFILNLFL, encoded by the coding sequence ATGGACATTCTATTGATAACCATCATGTTAATCGTAGTTTTTGCTCTTGTGTTTGACTTTATCAACGGATTTCATGATACGGCAAATGCCATTGCTACTTCTGTTTCAACAAAGGCTTTATCACCTAGAAAAGCAGTTATGTTGGCAGCAGTAATGAATTTAATCGGGGCATTAACATTCACTGGAGTTGCCAAGACAATCACTAGTGGTATTACGAACCCGTTTGAACTGGAAAATGGAATGGTTGTAATTTTGGCAGCATTAATCGCCGCAATCGTCTGGAACTTGCTTACCTGGTATTTTGGGATTCCAAGTAGCTCGTCTCATGCGATTATCGGATCAGTTGTCGGGGCGGTTATTGCATCGACAGGATTTGCTGCTATCAACTTTATGGGGCTTACAGAGATTATAACAGCCTTAATAGTTTCGCCGCTTCTTGCTTTTGTTGTTGGGTTCATTGTCTACAAGATTATTAAAGCGATATTTAAGAATAGTAATTTGGCGAAAACAAATAAACGCTTTCGCATTGTACAAATTTTCACAGCTGCCCTGCAGTCGTTTTCCCATGGTACCAATGATGCACAAAAATCGATGGGTATTATTACGATGGCACTGATTGTTGGAGGTATGCATGACTCTATTGCAATCCCGTTTTGGGTGCAGCTTTCCTGTGCCATCGCGATGGGGCTTGGTACATCTGTCGGCGGCTGGCGGATTATTAAAACAGTTGGCGGCAAGATTATGAAGATTCGTCCTGTCAATGGTGTAGCTGCAGATTTAACAGGTGCAGCCGTCATATTCGGGGCAACGGTTATTCATTTGCCCATTAGTACGACACACGTTATTTCTTCTGGAATATTAGGTGTTGGTGCCTCCCATCGTATAAAAGGCGTTAATTGGGGCGTCGGTAAACGAATGGTCATCACCTGGGTTATCACGCTACCGGTTACTGCTACCCTTGCAGGAATATTTTATTTCATTTTGAACTTGTTTTTATAA
- a CDS encoding DUF3995 domain-containing protein, translating into MAGLLALAFTNSWGRIIPRWILLSAGWFIGIFLSLYGGANLFIRGLMAVGVMATPESMHSTAARWHLLFWDPWWLLGGVLFILAVLHFIRNTHEEKHKSPR; encoded by the coding sequence ATTGCCGGGCTCCTTGCCCTTGCTTTTACAAACTCATGGGGCCGCATAATCCCGCGTTGGATTTTGCTTTCTGCCGGGTGGTTCATTGGTATATTTTTATCCTTATACGGTGGCGCGAATCTATTTATACGTGGACTTATGGCAGTCGGAGTGATGGCTACACCCGAATCTATGCATTCTACAGCAGCCCGTTGGCACCTTTTATTTTGGGATCCATGGTGGCTGCTTGGTGGCGTTCTGTTTATTTTGGCAGTTTTGCATTTTATTCGTAATACACATGAAGAAAAGCACAAAAGTCCCCGATAG
- a CDS encoding TIGR04104 family putative zinc finger protein → MPFSWSEIYKSFWSWKGYKPIECDNCGKKHKITATGRLIFVALTVLPMLIFIKFISFFPPFNNFLVALGLALAILFVGSLVTPYFVRFKVV, encoded by the coding sequence ATGCCATTTAGCTGGAGTGAAATATATAAATCGTTTTGGAGTTGGAAAGGATATAAACCAATTGAATGCGATAACTGTGGCAAGAAACACAAAATTACTGCTACTGGCAGGTTGATTTTTGTAGCACTTACTGTTTTGCCAATGTTGATTTTCATAAAATTCATTAGTTTCTTTCCGCCTTTTAATAATTTTTTGGTGGCGTTGGGACTGGCACTCGCTATTTTATTTGTCGGCTCTTTGGTTACACCGTATTTTGTTAGATTCAAGGTTGTTTAA
- a CDS encoding pyridoxal-phosphate-dependent aminotransferase family protein, with translation MLQDTSLLRIPGPTPIPPSVQRAMERPMIGHRGQETKELLKRIKPKLKPVFGTNEDVMIITGSGTSGLETAVVNVATAGDEVLVVVTGAFGDRFAQICKSYQLHVHLLEVAWGEAVDPDQIRDFLQQHPKLKAVFVTYCETSTGVLNPIQSVSRVVHENSDALVIVDGVSCVGGVETNMDDWGVDVLVTGSQKAMMLPAGLTFVAASKRAWQVIENNKQPRFYLDLRKYRDQLANNTTPFTPGLSLLFGLEQALTLLETEGLEQVYRRHQTMMEMMRGALQALSISLLTNDEHASPTVTAMKPEDIDPEALRKKVKQEFELELAGGQQHLKGKIIRVGHMGYCAPQDVLQVVSLLEIGLKRLGKSIPLGQGVAAAQEIYLQQEEANRDI, from the coding sequence ATGTTGCAAGATACCAGTTTACTTCGGATACCGGGACCAACGCCGATACCTCCGAGTGTTCAGCGGGCGATGGAAAGGCCGATGATCGGACATCGGGGACAGGAAACAAAAGAACTGTTAAAACGGATAAAGCCCAAATTAAAGCCTGTTTTTGGGACCAATGAGGATGTCATGATCATTACCGGCAGTGGTACGTCTGGGTTGGAAACGGCAGTAGTGAATGTTGCAACGGCAGGCGATGAGGTGCTTGTCGTTGTTACTGGAGCATTTGGTGATCGGTTTGCCCAGATTTGTAAGTCTTATCAATTGCATGTACACCTGCTGGAGGTTGCTTGGGGAGAAGCGGTTGATCCTGATCAAATAAGAGACTTCCTGCAACAGCACCCAAAGTTGAAGGCTGTGTTTGTGACATACTGTGAAACGTCTACCGGTGTATTAAACCCGATTCAATCGGTTAGTCGTGTCGTCCATGAAAATTCGGATGCACTCGTTATTGTTGATGGGGTTTCTTGTGTTGGTGGTGTCGAAACAAACATGGATGACTGGGGAGTGGATGTCCTTGTCACCGGATCACAAAAGGCCATGATGCTGCCGGCTGGATTAACATTTGTAGCCGCCAGCAAGCGGGCATGGCAAGTGATTGAGAACAATAAACAGCCAAGATTTTATCTTGATCTTCGCAAATATCGGGATCAGCTGGCCAATAATACGACCCCATTTACGCCTGGATTATCATTGTTATTTGGCCTGGAACAAGCACTGACATTACTGGAAACAGAAGGATTGGAACAAGTTTATCGCCGTCACCAAACGATGATGGAGATGATGCGGGGTGCACTTCAGGCATTAAGTATCTCGCTGCTCACAAATGATGAACATGCTTCACCAACCGTTACCGCCATGAAGCCAGAAGATATAGATCCGGAAGCATTACGAAAAAAAGTCAAACAGGAATTTGAGCTGGAATTAGCTGGAGGACAACAACATCTCAAAGGGAAAATCATTCGTGTTGGTCATATGGGATATTGTGCACCACAGGATGTATTACAGGTTGTTAGTTTGTTAGAAATAGGTCTGAAGCGGCTTGGGAAATCCATTCCTTTGGGGCAAGGCGTAGCGGCGGCACAGGAAATCTACTTACAACAGGAGGAAGCAAACCGTGACATATAA
- a CDS encoding TetR/AcrR family transcriptional regulator, which yields MPKKIDHAERKDQIVEAAFHIIHCFGFEKTTLREIAKKAELSLGSVQYFFPKQKDIYMYAMDVIYQRFEERMQKVVQEDPGVFENAVRMIKQIVQVNTEEERIENDIWVKFSIMATMNPEYQETKKGFREVNLDFAKDILRMLDKNGYIKDPINIKDSANSLTIFIHGLVFESVIYAHLYNDQIVEKEIREYLRKICN from the coding sequence ATGCCAAAAAAAATAGATCATGCGGAAAGAAAAGATCAAATTGTAGAAGCAGCGTTTCACATCATTCATTGCTTTGGTTTCGAAAAAACGACATTACGGGAAATCGCCAAAAAAGCGGAATTATCTTTGGGTTCTGTTCAATATTTTTTTCCAAAACAAAAAGACATATATATGTACGCAATGGATGTTATTTATCAAAGATTTGAAGAGAGAATGCAAAAGGTAGTACAAGAGGATCCGGGGGTTTTTGAAAATGCTGTTCGTATGATAAAACAGATTGTTCAAGTGAATACGGAAGAAGAAAGAATTGAGAATGATATATGGGTGAAATTTTCCATCATGGCAACAATGAACCCGGAATATCAGGAGACAAAGAAAGGATTTCGAGAGGTAAACCTTGATTTTGCAAAGGATATATTAAGAATGCTTGATAAGAATGGCTATATTAAAGATCCGATAAATATTAAGGACAGCGCAAACTCATTAACCATATTCATCCACGGTTTAGTTTTTGAATCTGTCATTTACGCACATTTATACAACGATCAAATTGTTGAAAAAGAGATCAGAGAATACTTACGAAAGATCTGTAACTGA
- a CDS encoding DedA family protein — MQTWVIDIMEQFGYVGILFMMALENLFPPIPSEVILPFAGFMTTTTSLTIMGVVITSTTGSVLGAIILYGIGKLIDVERMEKIVGRWGHIIRVKKEDIRKADEWFDRYGYWTVLFCRMIPLVRSLISIPAGMSHMEFWLFLLFTMIGTVVWNVILILIGAVLGESWTDILQFMDAYSTITYIFIGVGVVCLIGLLIWKKINNKR; from the coding sequence ATGCAAACATGGGTAATAGATATAATGGAGCAATTCGGCTATGTGGGGATTTTGTTCATGATGGCTTTGGAAAATCTATTTCCTCCGATACCATCAGAGGTGATTCTCCCGTTTGCCGGGTTTATGACGACAACAACTTCATTGACCATTATGGGGGTTGTTATAACCTCGACAACCGGATCGGTACTCGGTGCGATCATTCTTTATGGAATTGGTAAACTTATTGATGTAGAACGAATGGAGAAAATAGTTGGTAGATGGGGGCATATCATTCGGGTTAAAAAAGAAGACATTCGTAAAGCGGACGAGTGGTTTGACAGGTATGGCTATTGGACTGTACTATTTTGCAGGATGATTCCGCTGGTACGAAGTCTGATTTCGATTCCGGCGGGTATGTCTCATATGGAATTTTGGTTATTCTTGCTGTTTACGATGATTGGTACCGTAGTATGGAATGTTATACTTATTCTAATAGGTGCTGTATTGGGTGAATCATGGACAGACATTCTTCAGTTTATGGATGCATATTCAACCATAACGTACATCTTTATTGGGGTCGGAGTGGTTTGTTTGATCGGTTTATTGATTTGGAAGAAAATAAATAATAAACGGTAG
- a CDS encoding small multi-drug export protein — MENIFLQCIFTFFVSMIPFLEVFVTVPTAIIVFNFSPFAAVIVAILGNAISVLLFVLFGAEINKRFNIICNKFCKRNRTPVKINPRIKRTFNRFGATGVCFLSSILFSSQIGAGTMMTLGASRSRVFIWTNLGVSTLAVVMATLSVVAEGLVSSLVNL; from the coding sequence ATGGAAAATATTTTTCTTCAGTGTATTTTTACTTTTTTTGTAAGTATGATCCCTTTCCTCGAAGTATTTGTAACTGTTCCAACGGCAATCATCGTTTTCAACTTTTCACCTTTTGCAGCAGTAATCGTGGCCATTCTTGGGAATGCAATTAGTGTCCTTCTTTTTGTACTTTTCGGAGCAGAAATTAACAAACGCTTTAACATAATATGTAATAAATTTTGCAAAAGGAATAGAACACCCGTGAAAATTAACCCCCGAATAAAAAGAACCTTCAATCGTTTTGGAGCAACCGGAGTATGTTTTTTATCATCTATTTTGTTTAGCAGCCAGATAGGTGCCGGTACGATGATGACGCTTGGAGCCTCAAGAAGTCGAGTGTTTATTTGGACGAATCTGGGAGTTAGTACGCTTGCAGTAGTAATGGCAACATTATCTGTAGTGGCAGAAGGATTAGTTTCGTCATTAGTGAATTTATAG
- a CDS encoding twin-arginine translocase TatA/TatE family subunit — protein sequence MGKSVGKALNEFKSATRNIMNDDDKILNKVILF from the coding sequence ATGGGGAAATCAGTTGGTAAAGCATTAAATGAATTTAAAAGTGCTACAAGAAATATCATGAATGATGATGATAAGATTCTAAATAAAGTCATATTGTTTTAA